A genomic stretch from Verrucomicrobiota bacterium includes:
- the dnaN gene encoding DNA polymerase III subunit beta produces MKITIPKDQIITGLQAVQNIVGSRTTLPILSNVLIRAENGLVEFTATDLDVTIICKVKAEVLGVGSSTLPVKRLFGIARELPGNSIEFETDSKAVATLQAGGAFYRIHGLGAEEFPPVATFGNDRKLTLPLEKFKSMLRRSSIAMSNDESRFILNGIFMKFATDKITMVATDGRRLAMDEEDSEGTGGAEGSFILPTKACNELNRLIQGAGEVDIRFTDNQACFTLRPQEGAPIVLISKLVEGSYPNYQQVIPKETKERIALNREEFHQALRRAEFMTSEKSNSVKLSFGKNRLDITANTPEIGEGRESLAINYKGREIAIAFNPAYLMDPLKVVETDEVFMELTDELSPGLLKINGPFLYVLMPMRTS; encoded by the coding sequence ATGAAAATCACCATCCCCAAGGACCAAATCATCACAGGACTTCAAGCGGTTCAAAACATCGTGGGCAGCCGGACCACGCTCCCCATCTTGTCCAACGTCCTGATCCGTGCGGAGAACGGTTTGGTCGAGTTCACCGCGACCGACTTGGACGTGACCATCATTTGCAAGGTCAAGGCGGAGGTTCTAGGAGTTGGCAGTTCGACGCTCCCCGTGAAGCGCCTTTTTGGAATTGCGCGCGAACTCCCGGGCAACAGCATCGAGTTTGAGACCGATTCGAAGGCCGTCGCGACCTTGCAAGCGGGGGGGGCATTCTATCGCATCCATGGATTGGGTGCCGAGGAGTTTCCGCCCGTCGCGACCTTCGGCAACGACCGCAAGCTCACACTCCCGCTCGAGAAGTTCAAATCCATGCTGCGCCGCAGCTCGATTGCGATGTCAAATGACGAGTCGCGGTTCATCTTGAACGGAATCTTCATGAAGTTCGCCACGGACAAAATCACCATGGTGGCCACGGACGGGCGCCGTTTGGCGATGGACGAGGAAGACTCTGAGGGAACCGGCGGCGCGGAGGGCAGCTTCATTCTACCGACGAAGGCATGCAACGAACTGAACCGGCTCATCCAAGGCGCGGGCGAGGTGGACATCCGATTCACGGACAATCAGGCATGCTTCACCCTCCGGCCGCAGGAAGGCGCGCCCATCGTGCTCATCTCCAAGCTCGTCGAGGGCAGTTATCCGAATTACCAGCAGGTCATCCCGAAGGAGACGAAGGAACGCATCGCGCTGAACCGCGAGGAATTCCATCAAGCCCTGCGCCGCGCGGAATTCATGACCAGCGAGAAGTCCAACTCCGTGAAGCTCTCGTTCGGGAAGAACCGGCTGGACATCACGGCCAACACACCGGAAATCGGCGAGGGACGCGAGAGCCTGGCCATCAACTACAAGGGTCGCGAGATCGCCATCGCGTTCAATCCCGCCTACCTCATGGACCCGCTCAAGGTCGTGGAAACCGACGAGGTGTTCATGGAACTCACCGACGAATTGAGCCCCGGCCTGCTCAAGATCAACGGCCCGTTTCTTTACGTGCTCATGCCGATGCGCACGAGCTGA